The following are from one region of the Entelurus aequoreus isolate RoL-2023_Sb linkage group LG17, RoL_Eaeq_v1.1, whole genome shotgun sequence genome:
- the LOC133632199 gene encoding zinc finger protein OZF-like, whose amino-acid sequence MATTSSQHKRDSASPMEEKGKNGRLEVSNNILLESSLSPEQRVNEILTHHVEQDIQQLNGHPEEILPQPHGGSSTLKQEAPKPPYAKEEEEELWITQEGECRLGPQEADLNNLQLNVVCVNIEDDDNKPQVDNLIAPLSDSEAEDGFAEPWSSDTDCEGDMRSHTGSKHSEHSKNKTGKTCLTCSICAKSFTQKRNLTQHMRAHTGEKTLSCSVCGKRCTKKSHLTEHMRTHTGEKPFQCSVCCKSFSQNCNLTKHMRTHTGEKPFYCSICGKRFSQNSHLPEHMRTHTGEKPFICSVCGKSFGQKNTLSDHMRTHTGEKPFICLVCGKRFSLKRPLTVHMKTHTGEKTFNCSVCSKSFYSRPGLTQHIMKHTGGKTFRCSVCDKRFWKRSLLSYHMRTHTGEKPFSCSVCSKSFMYRQKLTRHIMTHRRKTLKRQVL is encoded by the exons ATGGCGACCACGTCCAGTCAACACAAAAGAGATTCGGCGTCACCAATGGAGGAAAAAGGCAAAAACGGCAGACTTGAAGTATCCAACAATATCCTTTTGGAAAGCAGCCTGAGCCCTGAACAGCGCGTGAATGAGATATTAACCCACCATGTTGAGCAAG ACATCCAGCAGCTAAATGGTCATCCAGAAGAAATTCTCCCTCAGCCACATGGTGGGAGCTCTACTTTGAAGCAGGAGGCTCCGAAGCCCCCCTATgctaaagaggaagaggaggaactctggatcactcaggagggagagtgtcgtCTTGGTCCACAGGAGGCCGATCTCAATAATTTGCAACTGAATGTCGTCTGTGTCAATATTGAAGACGATGATaacaaaccacaagtagacaacctcatAGCGCcgctatcagatagtgaggctgaagacggcTTTGCAGAACCTtggagcagcgatacagactgtgaaggtgatatgcgAAGTCACACTGGCAGCAAACACTCTGAACACTCTAAAAATAAGACAGGTAAAACATGCTTGACCTGCTCAATTTGTGCTAAGAGCTTTACTCAAAAGCGCAATTTGACTCAGCACATGAgagcacacactggagaaaaaacattGAGCTGTTCAGTTTGTGGGAAAAGATGCACTAAAAAGAgtcatttgactgaacacatgagaacgcacacaggagaaaaaccttttcaaTGTTCTGTTTGttgtaaaagcttttctcaaaactgCAATTTGacaaaacacatgagaacacacacgggagaaaaaccatttTATTGTTCAATTTGTGGGAAAAGATTTTCTCAAAACAGCCATTTGCCTGAAcatatgagaacgcacacaggtgaaaaacctttcatctgttcagtttgtggtaaaagttttggtcAAAAGAACACTTTGTCTGatcacatgagaacacatactggagaaaaaccatttatttgTTTGGTGTGCGGTAAACGCTTTTCTCTCAAGAGACCGTTGACCGTGCACATGaaaacgcacacaggagaaaaaacatttaattgctcGGTTTGCAGCAAGAGTTTTTATTCCAGACCaggtttgactcaacacataatGAAACACACTGGAGGAAAAACATTCAGGTGTTCAGTTTGTGATAAACGCTTTTGGAAAAGGAGCCTTCTGTCTtatcacatgagaacgcacacaggagaaaaaccttttagttgCTCAGTTTGCAGTAAAAGCTTTATGTACAGACAAAAGTTGACTCGACACATAatgacacacaggagaaaaacactTAAAAGGCAAGTATTGTAA
- the LOC133632201 gene encoding zinc finger protein 501-like, whose product MEERKSPMKKLDKQKNRFFTENNDLKEVTVGMSKNSAVCLEKKNILLAGPPSYNNMQRIGDVQQLIGHPDELPPQARGGTSTLKQEAPQSPHVKEEEDIWITQEGECLPGPVEADPTQLPLNVVCVKIEDDEVKPQVDNLLAPLSDSEAEDRIEEAVSSDTDCEGEMKSHTDNKHSKCSKKKTDKKHLSCSICAKTFTFKSNLTQHMKTHTGDKTFICSVCGKNFSLKCNLTQHMRLHTGEKPFSCSVCGKSFPQKRQLTEHVRTHTGEKPCNCTVCGKSFSQNCNLIKHMRTHTGEKPFNCLVCGKSFSQKNNLSEHMKTHTGEKPFKCSVCGKGFTLKQPLTVHMRTHTGQKPFNCSVCSKSFFSRPGLTHHIMKHTEKKKISLW is encoded by the exons ATGGAAGAACGCAAAAGTCCAATGAAGAAACTGGACAAACAAAAGAACCGCTTTTTCACAGAGAATAACGACTTAAAAGAAGTGACTGTGGGGATGAGTAAGAATTCTGCAGTGTGTTTAGAAAAGAAGAACATCCTGCTTGCTGGACCACCTTCCTACAATAACAtgcagaggattggag ACGTCCAACAGCTGATTGGTCACCCAGATGAACTTCCCCCTCAGGCCAGGGGAGGTACCTCCACTTTAAAACAAGAGGCTCCACAGTCACCCCATGTTAAAGAAGAGGAGGAcatctggatcactcaggagggagaatGTCTTCCAGGGCCGGTGGAAGCTGATCCCACTCAGTTGCCACTGAATGTCGTCTGTGTGAAGATTGAAGATGATGAAGTCAAACCACAAGTGGACAACCTCTTAgcgccactatcagatagtgaggctgaagatagGATTGAAGAAGCtgtgagcagcgatacagactgtgaaggtgaaatGAAgagtcacactgacaacaaacactctaaaTGTTCTAAAAAGAAGACTGATAAAAAACATTTGAGCTGCTCAATCTGTGCTAAAACATTTACTTTTAAGagtaatttgactcaacacatgaaaacacacacaggagataagACATTTATTTGTTCTGTTTGTGGTAAAAACTTTAGTCTTAAgtgcaatttgactcaacacatgagattacacactggagaaaaaccatttagttgttcagtttgtggtaaaagttttcctCAAAAGAGACAGTTGACTGAACACGTGagaacgcacacgggagaaaaGCCATGTAATTGTACGGTTTGTgggaaaagcttttctcaaaactgCAATTTGAttaaacacatgagaacgcacacaggagaaaaaccatttaattgtttagtttgtggtaaaagcttttctcaaaagaaCAATTTGTCTGAACACATGaaaacgcacacaggagaaaaaccattcaaatgttcagtttgtggtaaaggcTTTACTCTAAAGCAACCTTTGACTgttcacatgagaacacacaccggacAAAAAccgtttaattgttcagtttgcagTAAAAGCTTTTTTTCAAGACCAGGTTTGACCCATCACATAATGAAAcacacggagaaaaaaaaaatcagtttgtggtaa